The Parvibaculaceae bacterium PLY_AMNH_Bact1 genome window below encodes:
- a CDS encoding HupE/UreJ family protein (Derived by automated computational analysis using gene prediction method: Protein Homology.), translated as MSRFLFILLGFFVLLSVPATAHEGRPLFIEIEEKETGAVFLKWRVPSTIDRNNAPRITLPDGCERVQSPETAASPALNIGQGLYDCRALKTPLTVSIAYPRGNPAVSSLVRVIRPSGEVQVIRNGPDAILIDIPNAEDAGSIVIEYLVLGVEHILTGYDHLLFVACLLMLAGTTRRVLLIVTGFTLAHSVTLALAALDIVSVPVAPLEAVIALSIVFVAAELARPARDTLTWRYPILISSGFGLLHGFGFAAVLGEIGLPQTEVPLALLFFNLGVEVGQIAFILFLVAITFVGLRAVAFVKEDAKTWGLSEVTLPTAYLVGSLAALWSVERFIAVVA; from the coding sequence ATGAGCCGGTTTCTCTTTATCCTCCTGGGGTTTTTTGTTTTGTTGAGTGTCCCGGCAACTGCCCATGAAGGCAGACCACTCTTCATTGAGATTGAGGAGAAAGAGACTGGCGCTGTCTTTCTGAAATGGCGTGTTCCCTCCACCATTGATCGAAACAATGCCCCTCGAATTACGCTGCCAGACGGCTGTGAGCGTGTTCAATCGCCAGAGACGGCGGCAAGCCCCGCGCTCAATATCGGCCAGGGGCTTTATGATTGCCGCGCACTCAAGACACCACTGACTGTGTCCATCGCCTATCCGCGTGGAAATCCGGCAGTGTCGTCTCTGGTGCGGGTCATCCGTCCGTCCGGGGAGGTGCAGGTTATTCGCAATGGACCCGATGCCATACTAATTGACATACCAAATGCAGAAGATGCAGGCAGCATCGTCATCGAATATTTGGTTCTGGGTGTGGAGCATATTCTCACCGGCTATGACCACCTTCTGTTCGTCGCGTGTCTTTTGATGTTGGCGGGCACGACGAGACGGGTTCTGCTCATTGTGACCGGGTTCACGCTCGCTCACTCGGTAACGTTGGCGCTTGCTGCCCTTGATATTGTAAGTGTACCAGTGGCACCGCTGGAGGCAGTGATCGCTCTCTCAATCGTTTTTGTCGCCGCAGAGCTCGCGCGTCCGGCGCGGGACACACTTACCTGGCGCTACCCCATTCTGATCTCTAGTGGCTTCGGGCTGCTCCATGGGTTTGGTTTCGCCGCCGTGCTGGGGGAAATTGGCCTGCCCCAAACAGAAGTGCCGCTTGCGCTGCTCTTCTTTAACTTAGGTGTAGAGGTGGGGCAGATCGCTTTCATCCTCTTTCTTGTTGCAATCACCTTTGTGGGCCTGCGCGCTGTGGCGTTTGTCAAAGAAGATGCAAAGACATGGGGCTTAAGCGAAGTGACACTGCCCACCGCCTATCTCGTGGGAAGTCTCGCGGCGTTATGGAGTGTTGAACGTTTTATCGCTGTGGTCGCCTAG